A region of the Pseudoprevotella muciniphila genome:
CTTGCCATTCAATTCGGTAAGCGCGTTTTGTACAAAGACGTCAACATGAAGTTCACGTCGGGCAATATCTATGGTATTATCGGTGCCAATGGTGCCGGCAAATCAACCTTATTGAAAGCCATTTCCGGCGAGTTGGAACCTACGAAAGGAACAGTAGAGATGGGGCCAGGCGAGCGACTCTCTGTATTGAGTCAGGACCACTTCAAATTTGATGAGTTTACAGTTTTAGATACTGTAATGATGGGTCATACCGTGCTTTGGGATGTTATGAAAGAACGCGAGACCTTATATGCCAAAGAGGACTTTAGCGATGAAGACGGCATCAAGGTGGCAGAACTTGAAGACAAGTTTGCTAGCATAGGTGGCTATACGGCAGAGAGCGATGCTGGCGAGTTGCTCAGTGGTCTCGGTATCAAAGAGCATCTCCACGGCAAACTTATGGGAGAGCTTAGCGGTAAGGAAAAAGTGCGCGTAATGCTTGCACAGGCACTTTTCGGAGAGCCTGACAACCTTCTTCTCGATGAGCCTACCAACGACTTGGACTTGGAGACTGTGGAATGGCTTGAGGACTATCTCGGTAACTTCGAGAACACTGTACTTGTAGTGAGCCACGACCGCCACTTCCTTGATCAAGTTTGTACTCACACCATTGACATCGACTTTGGCAAAGTTACACTCTTTGCAGGCAACTATTCATTCTGGTACGAGAGTAGCCAATTGGCTCTTCGTCAGGCGCAAAATCAAAAATTGAAAGCCGAAGAAAAGAAAAAACAATTAGAAGAATTCATTCGCCGTTTCTCAGCCAATGTTGCCAAGAGTCGCCAGACCACAAG
Encoded here:
- a CDS encoding ABC-F family ATP-binding cassette domain-containing protein — translated: MITVSNLAIQFGKRVLYKDVNMKFTSGNIYGIIGANGAGKSTLLKAISGELEPTKGTVEMGPGERLSVLSQDHFKFDEFTVLDTVMMGHTVLWDVMKERETLYAKEDFSDEDGIKVAELEDKFASIGGYTAESDAGELLSGLGIKEHLHGKLMGELSGKEKVRVMLAQALFGEPDNLLLDEPTNDLDLETVEWLEDYLGNFENTVLVVSHDRHFLDQVCTHTIDIDFGKVTLFAGNYSFWYESSQLALRQAQNQKLKAEEKKKQLEEFIRRFSANVAKSRQTTSRKKMLEKLNIEEIKPSTRRYPGIIFQMEREPGNQILEVNDMKAVTEDGTVLFDKLSFNVEKDEKVVFLSRDPRAMTALFEIINGHAEPAEGSYKWGVTITTAYLPLDNTEFFKSEMNMLDWLSQYGQGNEVYFKAFLGRMLFKDEDVLKKVNVLSGGEKMRCMIARMQLKNANCLILDTPTNHLDMESIQAFNNNLKLFKGNVLFASHDHEFINTVANRIIELTPNGCIDKLMNYEDYIYDTHIKELKERLYAK